The genomic window ATCCCAGAAACCTTGACTTCGCCCAGAGATTTTTCCTCTAAATCAAATGAGCGGAATACATGGCTTTCCCCTATTCTTTCACCGATAAATGACCTTATACCTTTATCAGAATCGGGTGAAAGGCCCTGGGTGCCCATCCATACTATATGACCATCCTCTGCTGCAATATAAAGCAGATTCAGCTGATTGGTCTCAAAGGTAGATGCCGTCAGGTTTGCATCAATATATTCATCTGTAGGGTTTTCAACAAAATTGTATGTGTCATCCCATGCTGACCAGTCATGGGTAAGCCTGTCCATATAATTGATTTCCCTGTTAAATGCCTCAATTATTCTTATTGAATTATCCTTTGCGTTTTCTCTTTCCAGTGACAAAAAACCAGGGAAGATAATAAACTGCCGAATACAGAAATCGACAATGCCCAGAAGAATAAAAATCACAGATACAATTATGGCAGCCTTTATTTTTAATGACATTTATACTTCCTTAGCGTTATATTTGACACCATTCTAATCCGGCGGCAGGAACTTGGATAATATAGACTTATTGAGATAAACCGCTGACAGATATTATATTTTTTCAAATATATATCGGCAGTTTTATAAAATAAATAAAGAAACAAAGGGTATAAATGAAAGCAGATCTCCATTTACATACATGCGCATCAGACGGAACCTGGCGGCCTGAGACCCTCGTACAAAACATCCTTCAGGCAGGAATAGGGGTGTTTGCGGTTACAGACCATGACTCAGTTGAAAATATCAGTTCAGCATCCAGGCTTGCCACTGAAAACGGCCTTAAATTTATCAGGGGAGTAGAGATAAGCACAACAGAAAATGGAAGGATTTTTCATATACTGGGGTACAATATTGACCCTCAAAACAGCGCCCTTAATGAGATATTGATGTTTAATCGTAACAATCTGGAAGAGAGGAATAAAAAAAGCATAATAAAACTCCGGGAGATGGGTTTCCCTGTTTCACCTGATGAATTCCTTCTCTATAAAAACAACCCGGAGCGCGGGGGCTGGAAGGCCCTGAACTATGCCATTGATAAAGGTGTCTGCAATACCTACCGCGACTTTTTTCAACTCTTTGGTGATAAAAGGATTGGCATGAATATAGATGGCTGTGCAACACCCGGTGCAGCAATAGCTGCAATCAAGGAGGCCGGTGGCATTCCTGTGCTTGCGCATCCCGGTTCATCTATATATGGGAATAACCCGCCCGGGGCAATAAAAATAGCAGTAGATATGGGCGTTGAAGGGGTTGAGTGCTTTCATCCGGAGAACAATGAGGAGACTACCGAATACAGCCAGGCGTTTTGCAGGAGAAAAGGGCTCTATATAACAGGCGGCTCTGACTGCCACGGCGCCTTCGTAAAGGAGCGGTGGCTTGGAAAACCGGATGTAAGGGTAGGGCAGCTTTCGCTGTGGGATTATTAGCTATAAATACCCCAGCGACATTAAAAACTCATCCATCAGACTGAAAACCTCTGTGCTGTCAACATTTCCGAAAAAGTGATCTGTATCCTCAAATGGGTGGAGTTCACATCTGTTGCCCATTGAAACGGATTTTTTCACATATTCACTGATAGAGCCGAAGGGCACCAGATTATCCGCCTTGCCGTGGATAATGCACATGGGCGGCATACCGGCCTTGATGTGATGAAACGGTGAGAGCTCTTCAGAGCTTGCCCGTCCCTGAAGCAGGGATGTAAATTCATCAATAATAACAGTATTCAGGCACGCAGACTGGAAAACAAAGGCATCCGGCACAGGGCTTAGATTGAGGTCATCCTCAGTGTCATCAAACCCTTCAATACAGGCTGCACAGGTGGCGAGATGAGAACCTGCTGAGATGGCCCCTGCTATTACCTTTCCAGGGTCAATACCAAGCTCAGCGCCGTTTTTTCTTGTCCACCTTATGGCAGATTTAACATCAGCGAGCGCATCAGCAGGTGTGCTCCCGCCAATAGAAGTGATCCTGTACTGGAATGATATGGCCGTTAAGCCCTTTGAGGCATAGTGGCTGCATATCTCATAACCCCACTGGGGCTCGCCCATTGTCCAGCCACCCGGATGAAAAAAGAGAAAGGCAGGGGATGTCTCTGTTTTATCACCGCCCTTATTTGGGTAAAATATGTGGGCCTTTAATTCCTTCCCATTCTTCTCTTTATATGTCTTTATTTCATCAGGCCCCTTTGTCTGATTTATACTCATTTCATGCTCCTAATTTATTTTCACATCCTCTATTTGAAAATTCCCAAGATTATTCATTACGCCAAAAAAATCCCCTGCATCGCCGTGTCCAATGGAGAGTGTGATATGCCCTGCATCAAAGCCGTCTCTTGCATCCTTTAATGCCGCATCAAGGCCAATCCATTTATTGCCTATATATGCCTCTGTCCAGGCATGGCCCATAAAGAGGCCATTTTCAACATGGACAATACCCATTACCACCCTTGCAGGTATGCCTGCGGCACGGCACAAAGCTGCTGCAAGGAGCGCATGCTCGGTGCAGTCGCCCTGCCTACTTTTTGCCACCTCAAGCGCGCTCGCATAGCCCACTGAGAGATTTTTATTATCTATGTACCTGCTTACAAATGACTCTATTGCAAGTGCAGCATCAAGGGCGCTCTTTTTGCCCTGAATAGATTTTTGTGATAGCTCTTTTATAAGCGGGTGTCCTGTCTGTATATACTGTGTGGACTGAAGGGCCTTCAATATTGCAGGGTCATTCCCTGTATAAGGATATCCATGTGACCGCTCTCCCTTTACCGGTTTTACTGTGACCTGGACACTGCCGTCAGAAAGTTTTAATACCTGCTGATTGTCTGTTACAGGGAACCTGAATGATGCATCCTCTTTTATGGGTTTAAGTTTATATGTGATCGAAATTGCTCTTTCCGGGTTATCAACAGCCACAGGGCTCCTTACAACCATGGAATCCACCATCTCAGCCACCGTGAGCTTGCTCATGGCGAATTCTCTGGAGCAGGCTATCACCTCTATATTCATGCCTGCAAGTGGCATGATCATCTTCTGGGAGTTAAAATCATCATCAACATAGTATGTGAAGAGGGCGCTGCCTGACTCAGGTAAAAAATATTCGCCCTTTATCTCTACAAGCTCCACGACCCGGCCAAGGAGATCAACCTGTTTTCGGTCACCAACATTAAAGGTAAACTTCATTGCCATAAGGGTTGAGGGGCTGAAGAGGTCTGCTGTATAACTGGCGCCTTTTTTAAGGCCATGTCGCTTAAAGGCAAGAGAAAGACCCTCTGTCATCACTGCCCCTTTTGGGAAATCCTGCACAAGCTCCTGGGTGTTTCCCGCATTAGTCACCCTCACCTTCATCTTTCCATCAGGGGTGATATCCCCTTCAACAGACATATCCATGGTTGATATCTTCTGTATAGCCTTGAAAGAGAGGGGCCCTCCATCAATGGTTTCTATGGCTGTCTCTTTCACATCAATCTTTACCGGTGTGCCCATACGTTCCAGTTCAAGGAGCATATGGTCCGTGCTTATAACCCTGTCACCCTCAACCCTGCGTGTCTGGATATCATACCCGCAGCGGCTGCCATTAAAATAGAGGGCAAAATAGTTCGTCTGTTCTGTATTGCCCGATGCAAAGGTATTAAAAAACAAAAGGGCCGCTATCAGCAGTAAAAAATTTCTCATGGATATTTCTCCCTATGATTTATTGTGATCAGGGCATCCTGTAGACCATGGAGTTTATATTCATGCCTGCCCCTACAGAGGTAAAAACTATGATGTTCCCTGATTCAAGGCTGTGTTCTTCAAGCCTTCCCTTCTGTATGAGGTCAAACATGGTGGGGATAGTTGCCACAGAGCTGTTACCGAGCCACGCAATGGTCATGGGCATAATATCTTCCGGCACATCATCAAGCCTGTACATCTTGAAAAGACTGCTGATAATGCTCCTGTCCATCTTCTCATTTGCCTGGTGAATAAGCACCTTTTTCACATCGGTAATTGATAAACCTGCCCTGTCAAGGCTCTCCTTAACCACCTTTGGTACATACCTTAGTGCATATTTGAATACCTGGTGGCCGTGCATCTTGAGATATGCTTCATTCCCCTTTTTGTCCGGGAAGTATGACTTGTCACTGAATATGAGATCAACCTCATTTAGCGTATCACTTCTTGTTACATGCGAGATGATGCCTGCCTCTTTATCTGTAGCTTCAACAATTGCAGCGCCTGCACCATCAGCAAATATCATGCTGTCAATATCATGGATGTCTATTACCCGTGAGAGTGTTTCAGCGCCTATAACCATTACCTTTTTAACCTGGCCTGATCTGATATAAAAATCAGCAATGGTCATCCCGTGCACCCAGCCCGGGCAGCCGAATGGTATATCATATGCCACTGTATAGGGGTTTTTAATGCCCAGCAGGTGTTTCACGCGCGCTGCAATGGATGGGCAGATATCCACCCTTGCAGTGCCAGGCCTTACATCGCCAAAATTGTGGGCAACAATAATATAATCAAGGTCTTCACCATCACCCCCGTTAAGGGCATCTTTCGCTGCAAAATATGCTATGTCGGATGTCATAAGGTCGTCAGTGACCCAGCGCCTTTCCCTTATACAGGTGATATCCTGAAATGTGGCAATTATGTCTTTGTTCAGTTTAGTCAGCTTTTCATGGTTTGAGTTATAGAACTCAGTATTTAAAAATTTACTGTTTTCTATCTTTAATTCAGGGATATAGCTCCCTGTTCCTGTAATAATACTGTTTGGCATAAAACTTCCTTAAGTTTAATAAATTAATCAGTTTTCACCCTATGTAGCAGCGCTGCTGCGGAGGGTGGACAAGCGGTCAGCCATTAGCGTTCAGCATTCAGTGAAAGGTTTTCAAACCAAAGAGTTAGCTGCAAGCTGACCGCTGAAAGCTCCATCCATAATTTTCCCTTATCTTTAAGGCTGTTACAAAACGGCTTTTCTCATATCATTAATTATAATTTCGATCAAATTGAATTTCCTTTTATCTTGACCATGCCTCTAATCTTACCTATATTGGGAGTCCTTCGGGGCATTATCCCGAAATATATTTGTTTTTTCCCCAGGCATTGCCTGTAGAGAACTCAGCAAATTTACCGGTTCATCGACAATATAAGGAGGAACTTATGAGAAAAGTAGCAATTATAGGAGTTGGCCAGAGCGCTTTTGTACGCGGATACCCTGGTTCAATCAGGGAGTTGGCCTTTGAAGGCTTTAAAGAAGCCATGCTGGATGCAAAGATAGCAACAACTGATATAGATGCCTCAGTGGTATGCTCTGCGCCTGAATATGACAAACAGAGATCACCAGCGGGTGTTCTGGCTGAATACCTCGGTTTAACCCCTCAGCCGACATTTTATGTGGAGACCCTTTGTTCATCAAGCAGCACAGGGCTCAAACTGGCCTATTCGCTTGTAGCATCAGGCCTGCATGACGTTGTAGCGGTTGTAGGTTTCCAGAAGATGTCAGAAATAACGTCTGCGGAGTCACAGGAGAGGATGGGGCGCGGCGCAGATATCCAGTGGGAAAGCCCCTTTGGAACAATGATGCCTGCCTATTATGCCACCTATGCAAGGGGACATTTTCTTAAATATGGCACCACACAGGATGACCTTGCGCTTATCAGGGTAAAGGCGGCCACATACGGCCAGATAAATGAAAAGGCCGTTTACAGAAAACCTGTAACGTTTGAGATGTTTTCAGACCCTGACAATACCATGTCAGGCCCTGTTGCAAGCCCCTTAAGGGTAGGAGACTGCTGCGCCAATGCAGACGGAAGCTCATGCCTGATAGTGGCCTGTGAAGAAAAGGCAAAGCTTTTTTCTAAAAAACCGGTCTGGATCAAGGGGATCGGCGCTGCCTCCACAGCGGTTAACCTGGCTGGACGTGACCTCTTTTCCGGTCTTACAGTCGGTATTGAGGCAGGAAAACAGGCATACAAGATGGCAGGGATCACACCCAAACATATTAATGTTGCAGAGGTGCATGACTGCTTCACAATAGCCGAACTTATGGCCTATGAAAACCTGGGCTTTGCAAAGCCGGGCGAGGGCAAGGATCTTATCCGGTCAAAGGAGACCTACAAGGAGGGGAGCATCCCTGTTAATGTTGACGGAGGGCTTTTGTCCAAGGGACATCCGATTGGGGCTACA from Desulfatiglans sp. includes these protein-coding regions:
- a CDS encoding PHP domain-containing protein, encoding MKADLHLHTCASDGTWRPETLVQNILQAGIGVFAVTDHDSVENISSASRLATENGLKFIRGVEISTTENGRIFHILGYNIDPQNSALNEILMFNRNNLEERNKKSIIKLREMGFPVSPDEFLLYKNNPERGGWKALNYAIDKGVCNTYRDFFQLFGDKRIGMNIDGCATPGAAIAAIKEAGGIPVLAHPGSSIYGNNPPGAIKIAVDMGVEGVECFHPENNEETTEYSQAFCRRKGLYITGGSDCHGAFVKERWLGKPDVRVGQLSLWDY
- a CDS encoding alpha/beta hydrolase — protein: MSINQTKGPDEIKTYKEKNGKELKAHIFYPNKGGDKTETSPAFLFFHPGGWTMGEPQWGYEICSHYASKGLTAISFQYRITSIGGSTPADALADVKSAIRWTRKNGAELGIDPGKVIAGAISAGSHLATCAACIEGFDDTEDDLNLSPVPDAFVFQSACLNTVIIDEFTSLLQGRASSEELSPFHHIKAGMPPMCIIHGKADNLVPFGSISEYVKKSVSMGNRCELHPFEDTDHFFGNVDSTEVFSLMDEFLMSLGYL
- a CDS encoding transglutaminase domain-containing protein; the protein is MRNFLLLIAALLFFNTFASGNTEQTNYFALYFNGSRCGYDIQTRRVEGDRVISTDHMLLELERMGTPVKIDVKETAIETIDGGPLSFKAIQKISTMDMSVEGDITPDGKMKVRVTNAGNTQELVQDFPKGAVMTEGLSLAFKRHGLKKGASYTADLFSPSTLMAMKFTFNVGDRKQVDLLGRVVELVEIKGEYFLPESGSALFTYYVDDDFNSQKMIMPLAGMNIEVIACSREFAMSKLTVAEMVDSMVVRSPVAVDNPERAISITYKLKPIKEDASFRFPVTDNQQVLKLSDGSVQVTVKPVKGERSHGYPYTGNDPAILKALQSTQYIQTGHPLIKELSQKSIQGKKSALDAALAIESFVSRYIDNKNLSVGYASALEVAKSRQGDCTEHALLAAALCRAAGIPARVVMGIVHVENGLFMGHAWTEAYIGNKWIGLDAALKDARDGFDAGHITLSIGHGDAGDFFGVMNNLGNFQIEDVKIN
- a CDS encoding ketoacyl-ACP synthase III, giving the protein MPNSIITGTGSYIPELKIENSKFLNTEFYNSNHEKLTKLNKDIIATFQDITCIRERRWVTDDLMTSDIAYFAAKDALNGGDGEDLDYIIVAHNFGDVRPGTARVDICPSIAARVKHLLGIKNPYTVAYDIPFGCPGWVHGMTIADFYIRSGQVKKVMVIGAETLSRVIDIHDIDSMIFADGAGAAIVEATDKEAGIISHVTRSDTLNEVDLIFSDKSYFPDKKGNEAYLKMHGHQVFKYALRYVPKVVKESLDRAGLSITDVKKVLIHQANEKMDRSIISSLFKMYRLDDVPEDIMPMTIAWLGNSSVATIPTMFDLIQKGRLEEHSLESGNIIVFTSVGAGMNINSMVYRMP
- a CDS encoding acetyl-CoA acetyltransferase: MRKVAIIGVGQSAFVRGYPGSIRELAFEGFKEAMLDAKIATTDIDASVVCSAPEYDKQRSPAGVLAEYLGLTPQPTFYVETLCSSSSTGLKLAYSLVASGLHDVVAVVGFQKMSEITSAESQERMGRGADIQWESPFGTMMPAYYATYARGHFLKYGTTQDDLALIRVKAATYGQINEKAVYRKPVTFEMFSDPDNTMSGPVASPLRVGDCCANADGSSCLIVACEEKAKLFSKKPVWIKGIGAASTAVNLAGRDLFSGLTVGIEAGKQAYKMAGITPKHINVAEVHDCFTIAELMAYENLGFAKPGEGKDLIRSKETYKEGSIPVNVDGGLLSKGHPIGATGGSQVRTIVLQLRGEAGAMQVKEPVFGLVHNIGGVGLYGNVTILGRE